CTTTTGATTTCAGCCAAATTTGGGAACAGGCGCGGCTACGTGCTTTTTTGCAATGGGCGCATTATACCAGATTTTATGCGCATTGTCAAGCACAAGACTTTTTCATTTGATAATGAACAGAATAGTTTTATAATTCTGCTCCGGCAGTGAAAAAGCTAACCGAGCATTGACATCGTGAAAATTTCAATCAGGAAAGGATGCGCGAGGTGCACAAAGTCACTTTAATTCCAGGGGATGGTATCGGGCCTTCGATTACCGAGGCCGCCGTGAACGTTCTCGCAGCCTCAGGGGTCAAGATCGATTGGGATCATCAACTGGCAGGCATGGCGGCGGTGGAAAAGTTTGGCACGCCCATCCCCGAGGAAACGCTGGAATCGTTGCGGCAAAATCGTGTTGCGCTCAAAGGCCCGTTGACCACGCCGGTGGGCGGCGGCTATCGCAGCGTCAATGTCGCGCTGCGGCAGGAATTTGATCTTTATGCGAATGTGCGGCCGGCGATTTCGTTTGAAGGCACGAATGCGTTGTACAAAGACGTGAACATCGTCATGATTCGAGAAAATACGGAGGGCCTTTATTCCGGTATCGAGCATTTCATTACGGCGGACGGCGTCAACATTGCGGCGGAAAGCACGGCGCTGATCACGCGCAGCGGCTCGGAAAAAATCATTCGCTACGCCTTCGAATATGCCCGGAATAACAAACGCAAAAAAGTAACGCTGGTTCACAAAGCCAATATTCTGAAATGTACCACCGGCATGTTCCTAGAAATTGGGCGGGCGATTAGCCGCATGTATCCTGAAATCGAGTTTGCCGACAAAATCATCGATGCCTGTGCCATGCAGATGGTGATGAATCCCGGCGCTTTTGATGTCATTGTCACCACGAATTTGTTCGGAGATATTCTTTCGGATTTGGCTGCCGGGCTGGTGGGCGGCCTGGGGTTGACTGCGGGCGCGAATTTGGGTAGAAACGCCGCAATTTTCGAGGCCGTACATGGCAGCGCGCCCGACATTGCGGGAAAGAATCTCGCCAATCCCACGGCTCTGATCATGGCCAGCGTGATGCTGCTCGACTATCTTGGTGAATACCAGGCGGGCCGCCGCGTCGAAACCGCGGTGCGCGAGGTGATTCGTGCAGGCAAATTTGTGACTGCGGATTTGAACAGGCAGGCGCATGTCGGCACGCGTGAAATGGCCGAGGCGATAGTCCGGCAGTTGCAATGACGGCGGCCGGCAACAGGTTAGTCCACCTCAATTGTTGCTTCTGCTTTTAATTTGGAAACGGGCGATTCGTAGATGGCGATTAGCGTATAACGCCCGGGTCGCGAGGCCACAAAGGTGCCATCGGGCGCCAGTGTGACACCGGGAAAATCTATTGACCAGTGCATTTGGGCGGCCGCAAGCGTGATGTGTTTTCCGGTCGAGGTTATTATTCTTGCGCTGAAGCGCTGGGTTGTTCCGAGTTTGAGATTGACTTCAGCTGGCACGATTTCAAGCGCCATCGGGTGATGCACAATAACCTTCGCGGAATCACGCGCAATGCCGGTGGCGGCAAAGACGTAGCCGGAATCCGGTTGGCTGCCCGCTGTGAATATTCCTTGATTGGCAAGCCTGCCCGTCAAAGCTGTTGTGCGCCATTGCACCTCTTCCGCTTGCGTGAGAATTGGGTTATAAAAACTGTCGGTTTGCGATGCTGAAAATTTAAATTCTTCTCCGGTAAGTATCTCGATGCGTTTGGGCCATAGACTCAAAAAGGCCGCCGGTCCTTGCGGCGCAGAGGAGATGAGCAGCAACGCATTCGCCACCGGGCGCTCGCCCGCCAAATCACTTGGCCGGTTTACAACGTCGCCGCGCACGACCATGGTGCTCGAACCGCCGCCGTCGAGGTTGATTGCCTGAGTACAACCGAGTTCGAGCAGAAACTCCGCCAATTCTTGCAGACTCATGCCCACGCTGTAACCCGGTTGCCGGCCATCGACCACAACAAAATACATGCGCGTATTCCGCTCGTTAAATCCAATGGCCGTGCGCGGGTGCCTAGTTGGGGCAAAATCCGGGTGATTTTGTTCGACCTCACTTTCAATCGAGATCTTACCGTCACGAATCAAACGCGGCGTACCGCCGATGGCAGCCGTGAGGCATGCCGGCGCTTGCGGAATTTGCCAAAGGAGTTTGACGGTGTCGCCCTCGACGAGATGTTGTGCCGCCCAATTGGCGGCGCGGCCATGCGCTGAAAGTATATAAAGACTGTCATGCAGCGCGCTGTTGCCGCTTTGCCGCATTTGAGTCAACACCACGGCCGTGATGGTGTCATTCACGCAAGAACGGCCGAGCAGGCGCAATGCCGTTTCGGCGCCGTAGCGATTGGTATTCGTGTTGGCGCCATTAAAACGATTATAGGCAATCATTTCGTCTTCACGACGCGCGCGATTGATGCCGGCGATGGCGTGAAGCGCGCCGCGCCGGGAAATCACAAGCCCGGTAAGCTCGGGCACGGCAATACCCGGCTGTTTGTCGGCATTCATTACAAAAACCGAGCGCGGATAAACACCGTGTACAATTTCGCCCTGGCGAATTTGAAGATTGAGGGGGAAGCCCTGCTTGTCAAAAAAATCGCCATTAATGGCGGCGACGACGCGCGCGCCCTCGCGATCTTCCCGCGCTGACAAACGGCTGGTTAATTCCAGGCCATTCGGTTGTTGGGCGCGCACGGTTTCGAGTTGGAGATAGAGATGCTTGTAATCGAATTCCAAAACCTCAATCGCCCACGGCCCGGTCTCACGATAGAATTTGTGATGTTTTGCCGCTGGCCCAACCTCCCGGCTTGCGCTCGGGCCGCCGGTGACTTGTGCAAGGAGAGAAGAAGAGAACAGTACAAGGCAGGGGAAAGCATATCTGAGTGATCGCACGCTTATCATTCCTGTTCGTGAAACAAATCCTGATCAAATCGCCGGCAAAATAGGCATGTACCGTGCGAAAGTCAATTTTAAACTTCCGAAGGGGCTGAAATTGAGCTTGACAGAGAGGGAGATTTTCATACATTACAGCATGTTTTTGCAGCGCGACCCGGGTTGAATCAGACAAGTGAATAGCGCCTAAAATTTTTTTGCGCGCCTGCCCGCAGGATTGCCTGGAAACAGTTGCGAACATATTGCCGAAAGGGATTTTATGCTGGTCGAGTTTCGTATTATTCCCGTTGGTACCGGAGAAGAAACCAAAGAACTTGTGGCCAAAACGCTGGCGATTGTCGAGAAAAGTGAATTGGATTATCAATTGACCGCGATGGGCACACTGCTGGAAGGTGAATGGGAAGAAATCACGTTTGTGATCAAAAAGTGCCATGATGAAATCAAGCAATTCGCCGAGCGCGTCGTCACAGAGATTGTCATCGACGATCGCAAAGACGTGAAGAACCGGTTGAAGGGAAGTGTGTTGGAGGTGGAGTATGTGTTGGGAAAGAGTTTGCAGACCGGCGGGTTGACGTGAAATTGAAATCCTGTCATCACACTGAACCCAGAAATGCACGCGAGTCAAAATAAAACGAGCCGCGATTACCTGCCCGTTTCTATTAGAGCCGAGCTGCGGCGGGTGTTGCAAATACTCGAGAAGTATAATGTTCGTAAAGTCATTCTTTACGGCTCATTTGCCCGGGGCGATTTTCGTGAAGATTCGGATTTTGATTTGTGTGTCGAAGGGCTTTCCAGCAGCGATTTTTTTAGCGTTGGGAGAATGCCTGATGGCGGTAACCAGGCCGTTGAGTATGGTAGACCTGAAAGATGCCCGAGGATATTTTCGCGAGCGGATTCTGACGGAGGGCTTGGTAATCTATGATGTTGCAGGAATTCCAGAAAGAAGTCCTGTTTGGGCTTGAGAATTTAAACCGCGTGAAAAACGACATCGACTCATTTCACGCTGGTATGGCCGCCGCTCCAATGCGCAATTCCGCATTGGCTTACGCCGGCATGGGCTACTATGACGCGCTTGAGCATCTGATGGTTCGAACGCTCAAGTTTCTCGAAATTACTTTGCCCGCTGGCGCTGCTTCGCATCAAATGATTCTCGCCGAATTTCAGAATGCTTTGGTCAGGTTAGGCATCGCTTTTTTTGACTTTAGCATGTTTAAGCGTTTGTTGGGTTTTCGCCATGTGGCAACAAAAATATATGGCTTTCTGATTAATGATGACAAACTTGCCGAAGTGATTGCAACCATCCAAATAAAACATACGGCTTTCGTCGATTTATTCCAAACGATCATACGGAAGGTTGAAACCGGTTCAACATAAAACAGGAGACAAAGTTCCATCATGATTTTCGATTTCGATATGATCCAGCGGGTTTATGCTGGGATGAAGCCCAAAGTGGAAGCCGGTCGCAAGCTTTATGGCCGGCCGCTAACGTTAACTGAGAAAATTCTTTGTGCGCATTTTGCGGAGTTGCCGAAAGAACCGCCGGTGCGCAAAAAAACTTACGTCAATCTCTCGCCCGATCGCGTGGCGATGCAGGATGCAACGGCGCAAATGGCGCTGCTGCAATTCATGACCGCCGGCATCCCCAAAACCGCGGTGCCATCTACGGTGCATTGCGATCACTTGATTCAAGCCAAGCTTGGCGCGCATGCGGATTTGGCGCGCGCGCGTGATGAGAACAAAGAAGTTTATGATTTTCTCGCCAGCGTTTCCAATAAATACGGCATCGGCTTTTGGAAGCCCGGCGCCGGCATCATCCCCCAGGTCGTGTTGGAAAATTACGCCTTCCCCGGAGGCATGCTGATCGGCACCGACTCACATACGCCCAACGCCGGCGGGCTCGGCATGATCGCCATTGGCGTCGGCGGCGCCGATGCGGTGGACGTGATGGCCGGCATTCCGTGGGAATTGAAATGGCCGGGCATTGTCGGCGTGCATCTCAAAGGCAAAATGAACGGCTGGACCGCCGCGAAAGATGTGATCCTGCGCGTTGCCGGTATTCTGACAGTGAAAGGCGGCACCAATAATATTGTCGAATATTTCGGCGAAGGCGCGCGCGCGATCAGCGCCACCGGTAAAGGGACGATCACCAACATGGGCGCAGAGATTGGCGCGACGACGTCGATTTTCCCATTTGATGATCGCATGGAAACGTACTTGATCGCCACCGGCCGCGCTGAAGTTGCCAAAGCCGCAAAAGCCGTGGCCGAAAGCCTCGTTCCCGATCCGGAAGTGTTGAAATCGCCTGAAAAGTTTTATGATCAAATCATTGAGATCGATCTCTCGACGCTGGAGCCGTATGTGAACGGCCCGTTGACGCCGGATTTGGCGCGGCCGGTGTCGCAGCTCGCGGCGGATGCGAAGAAGAACGAATATCCTGACGAGATCAAAGTCGCGCTCATCGGCAGTTGCACCAACTCTTCTTATGAAGATATCGAGCGTGCCGCGAGCGTTGCCAAGCAAGCGCTGGCCAAAGGCCTAAAGGTGAAATCGAAGTTCACCATCACGCCCGGCTCGGAGCAGATTCGCGCCACGATCGCGCGCGACGGCCAGTTGCAAACGCTGACGGAGATCGGCGGCAAGGTGCTGGCGAATGCCTGCGGCCCGTGCATCGGCATGTGGAGCCGCGATGATATCAAGCACGGCGAGCGCAATACCATCATCAATTCGTACAATCGCAATTTTGCCAAGCGCAATGACGACAATCCCAACACGCTCGCGTTTGTCGCCAGCCCGGAAGTTGTAACCGCGTATGCACTGGCCGGACGGTTGAGTTTCAATCCGCTCACCGACACGCTGACGAATGACAAAGGCGAGCAAGTCAAGCTCGAGCCACCCACCGGCGTGGAGTTGCCGGCGCGCGGTTTTGATCCTGGCGATTCCGGCTATATCGAACCGGCAAAGGACGGCGCAAAAGTGCAAGTTGCGATTGATGCGAAGAGCGATCGCTTGCAGGCGCTTTCGCCGTTTCCAGCTTGGGAGGGCAAAGATTTGCTGGACATGCCGGTGCTGGTAAAAGCCAAAGGCAAGTGTACGACGGACCACATTTCTCCCGCGGGCAAATGGCTCAAATACCGCGGCCATCTTGACAACATCTCGAACAATCTCTTTAGTGGCGCGATCAACGCTTTCAGTGGTGAAGCTGGAAAAGGCAAAAACATTTTCACCGGTGAAGTTAAAACATTTGCCGAAGTCGCGCGCGATTACAAAGCGATGATGGCAAACGGAAAACTCCCTGGCTGGATTGCCGTTGGCGACGAGAACTACGGCGAAGGCTCCTCCCGCGAACACGCGGCAATGGAACCGCGCTGGCTCGGCGGCCGCGTGGTGATCACCCGCAGCTTTGCGCGTATTCATGAAACAAATTTGAAGAAACAAGGCATGCTGCCGTTGACGTTCAAAAATCCTGCGGACTACGATTTGATTCGCGAAGATGATCGCGTGTCGATCATCGGACTTGCTTCGTTTGCGCCCGGCAAGCCGCTGCAGATGATCATCAAACACGCCGACGGCGCGCAACATGAGTGCGAGTTGAATCATTCGTTCAACGAAACCGCGATTGCCTGGTTCAGGGCGGGGAGCGCGTTAAATTTGATCGGGAAAGTATAACGGCCATTTGTCGGCGAAGCTTTACCAGCAGTTGCATACGAATTCGTGTCGTGCGCTAAACACTTTTCATGCAAAGGAGACTTCCCATGAACACGGTCGGTGATCTCGTTGCGGGGCGGGAGGTTTACACCGTGCAGGCCAGTCAATCGGTTTACGAAGTTGCGCAATTCATGGTCGCAATGAATATCGGTGCGGTGGCGGTGCTGGACGGCGATCGCGTCGCCGGAATTTTCTCCGAGCGCGATTTGATGAAACGGGTCGTCGGTGCGGAATTGCAGCCGCGCCAGACCCTGGTGCGTGATGTCATGACGCGCAATCTCGTCACGGCCTCGCCGGAAGAAAGCTATGAAACCTGTTTAGTGCGCATGCAGAATCACGGCATCCGACATTTGGTCATTGCTTCCGGAGAT
This sequence is a window from Cytophagia bacterium CHB2. Protein-coding genes within it:
- a CDS encoding NAD-dependent isocitrate dehydrogenase, whose product is MHKVTLIPGDGIGPSITEAAVNVLAASGVKIDWDHQLAGMAAVEKFGTPIPEETLESLRQNRVALKGPLTTPVGGGYRSVNVALRQEFDLYANVRPAISFEGTNALYKDVNIVMIRENTEGLYSGIEHFITADGVNIAAESTALITRSGSEKIIRYAFEYARNNKRKKVTLVHKANILKCTTGMFLEIGRAISRMYPEIEFADKIIDACAMQMVMNPGAFDVIVTTNLFGDILSDLAAGLVGGLGLTAGANLGRNAAIFEAVHGSAPDIAGKNLANPTALIMASVMLLDYLGEYQAGRRVETAVREVIRAGKFVTADLNRQAHVGTREMAEAIVRQLQ
- a CDS encoding phosphodiester glycosidase family protein, whose amino-acid sequence is MISVRSLRYAFPCLVLFSSSLLAQVTGGPSASREVGPAAKHHKFYRETGPWAIEVLEFDYKHLYLQLETVRAQQPNGLELTSRLSAREDREGARVVAAINGDFFDKQGFPLNLQIRQGEIVHGVYPRSVFVMNADKQPGIAVPELTGLVISRRGALHAIAGINRARREDEMIAYNRFNGANTNTNRYGAETALRLLGRSCVNDTITAVVLTQMRQSGNSALHDSLYILSAHGRAANWAAQHLVEGDTVKLLWQIPQAPACLTAAIGGTPRLIRDGKISIESEVEQNHPDFAPTRHPRTAIGFNERNTRMYFVVVDGRQPGYSVGMSLQELAEFLLELGCTQAINLDGGGSSTMVVRGDVVNRPSDLAGERPVANALLLISSAPQGPAAFLSLWPKRIEILTGEEFKFSASQTDSFYNPILTQAEEVQWRTTALTGRLANQGIFTAGSQPDSGYVFAATGIARDSAKVIVHHPMALEIVPAEVNLKLGTTQRFSARIITSTGKHITLAAAQMHWSIDFPGVTLAPDGTFVASRPGRYTLIAIYESPVSKLKAEATIEVD
- a CDS encoding MTH1187 family thiamine-binding protein encodes the protein MLVEFRIIPVGTGEETKELVAKTLAIVEKSELDYQLTAMGTLLEGEWEEITFVIKKCHDEIKQFAERVVTEIVIDDRKDVKNRLKGSVLEVEYVLGKSLQTGGLT
- a CDS encoding nucleotidyltransferase domain-containing protein gives rise to the protein MHASQNKTSRDYLPVSIRAELRRVLQILEKYNVRKVILYGSFARGDFREDSDFDLCVEGLSSSDFFSVGRMPDGGNQAVEYGRPERCPRIFSRADSDGGLGNL
- a CDS encoding aconitate hydratase, producing MIFDFDMIQRVYAGMKPKVEAGRKLYGRPLTLTEKILCAHFAELPKEPPVRKKTYVNLSPDRVAMQDATAQMALLQFMTAGIPKTAVPSTVHCDHLIQAKLGAHADLARARDENKEVYDFLASVSNKYGIGFWKPGAGIIPQVVLENYAFPGGMLIGTDSHTPNAGGLGMIAIGVGGADAVDVMAGIPWELKWPGIVGVHLKGKMNGWTAAKDVILRVAGILTVKGGTNNIVEYFGEGARAISATGKGTITNMGAEIGATTSIFPFDDRMETYLIATGRAEVAKAAKAVAESLVPDPEVLKSPEKFYDQIIEIDLSTLEPYVNGPLTPDLARPVSQLAADAKKNEYPDEIKVALIGSCTNSSYEDIERAASVAKQALAKGLKVKSKFTITPGSEQIRATIARDGQLQTLTEIGGKVLANACGPCIGMWSRDDIKHGERNTIINSYNRNFAKRNDDNPNTLAFVASPEVVTAYALAGRLSFNPLTDTLTNDKGEQVKLEPPTGVELPARGFDPGDSGYIEPAKDGAKVQVAIDAKSDRLQALSPFPAWEGKDLLDMPVLVKAKGKCTTDHISPAGKWLKYRGHLDNISNNLFSGAINAFSGEAGKGKNIFTGEVKTFAEVARDYKAMMANGKLPGWIAVGDENYGEGSSREHAAMEPRWLGGRVVITRSFARIHETNLKKQGMLPLTFKNPADYDLIREDDRVSIIGLASFAPGKPLQMIIKHADGAQHECELNHSFNETAIAWFRAGSALNLIGKV
- a CDS encoding CBS domain-containing protein produces the protein MQRRLPMNTVGDLVAGREVYTVQASQSVYEVAQFMVAMNIGAVAVLDGDRVAGIFSERDLMKRVVGAELQPRQTLVRDVMTRNLVTASPEESYETCLVRMQNHGIRHLVIASGDRVVGVISLRDLMSIDIQQKSAEIQMMNAYLHYVPPASA